In Deinococcus sp. AJ005, a single window of DNA contains:
- the drmD gene encoding DISARM system SNF2-like helicase DrmD codes for MIPEPGQLVEVRRRRWVVGDVQTSTMDDTGTALVHLASVDEDGAREEIDVVWGLEPGSRVIERAGLPSITDWDDAADLDAFLDAVRWGAATNADRKLLQAPFRSGASIEDYQLDPVARAVDMARVNLLIADDTGLGKTIETGLVIQEMLLRHRARTVLVVCPASLQLKWQSEMREKFGLEFRIVDTGYVRELRRKRGIQANPWTSYPRLIASVDWMKGGEALRWLNDALPPTPTLPRKFDILVVDEAHNVAPSGSGKYATDSRRTRLIRKLTPHFEHRLFLSATPHNGYQESFTALLELLDDQRFSRTVEPDPQQLQRIMVRRLKSDLVDADGKRIYPERQLLALEVAYDEEERAVHKLLAQYGRSRVESVKGSVSGYAVHFVLKLLKKRLFSSPRAFANTLAVHRSGLGQERERAVDRFEEGILRRAVQRAEEDYADDLEAEEALEGAARTATRLVPAATSEQENLLRRMADWAERAKSRPDAKARAILDWLEVHLRPGGVWNGERVILFTEFRATHSWLKEILATHGFGGERLMELHGSLPHDEREVVKAAFQADPHISPVRILLATDAASEGIDLQNWCRYLIHVEIPWNPNVMEQRNGRIDRHGQKSSEVLIWHPVGKSDPSARDDDDSEFLFRAAKKVEEIRKDLGSVGPVLARQIENAMLKSTSTRTLDTSDAETAGRVRKGTLAFERDLRKRVTDLHERLVASREEFGLTPERVGRAVALALEIDGQPPLVAAALAGAPADGVFRIPELTGAWDRASTGLHHPFTGDRRPVTFDHAVAKGRDDVVLAHLEHDLVQLALRLLRAEVWSLEESKRLHRVAVRTSPGLERPVVEVWSRLLITGGDHRRLHEELTLSGGELRDDRFDRLPVGRMKELMDGSVPYTPEKALFAALAERFTKHEGAVRSAVRARSTDRLQSLRNTLNLRKEQEIADVVGVLDDLEKALRAEIDREEPMMPLLFSFPEQEQLKRDRQALTDRLQRIPEERERELAAVQRRHADPTERTFPVAVVFLVPGHPTGERR; via the coding sequence ATGATTCCTGAACCCGGCCAGCTGGTCGAAGTCCGTCGCCGACGCTGGGTGGTCGGCGACGTCCAGACGTCGACGATGGACGACACCGGAACCGCGCTCGTCCATCTGGCGTCTGTCGACGAGGACGGCGCGCGTGAGGAGATAGACGTCGTCTGGGGTCTGGAGCCGGGCAGCCGCGTGATCGAGCGGGCAGGCCTTCCCAGCATCACCGACTGGGACGACGCGGCTGACCTGGACGCCTTCCTGGACGCAGTGAGGTGGGGCGCGGCGACGAACGCCGACCGGAAGCTCCTGCAGGCACCGTTCCGGAGCGGCGCGAGTATCGAGGACTACCAGCTCGATCCCGTGGCACGGGCCGTGGACATGGCCCGTGTGAACCTGCTCATCGCGGACGACACCGGTCTCGGGAAGACGATCGAAACCGGTCTGGTGATCCAGGAGATGCTCCTGCGCCACCGCGCCAGGACGGTGCTGGTCGTCTGTCCGGCCTCGTTGCAGCTGAAATGGCAGAGCGAGATGCGTGAAAAGTTCGGCCTGGAATTCCGGATCGTCGACACGGGATACGTGCGCGAACTGCGCCGGAAGAGAGGCATCCAGGCGAACCCGTGGACGTCGTACCCCAGGCTGATCGCGTCGGTGGACTGGATGAAGGGCGGCGAAGCCCTCCGCTGGCTGAACGACGCCCTCCCACCGACGCCTACCCTGCCGCGCAAGTTCGACATTCTGGTCGTCGACGAGGCGCACAACGTGGCCCCCAGCGGCAGCGGGAAATACGCGACGGACAGCCGCCGTACCCGACTGATCCGGAAGCTCACGCCCCACTTCGAACACCGTCTGTTCTTGAGCGCCACCCCCCACAACGGGTACCAGGAATCTTTCACGGCGCTCCTCGAACTGCTGGACGACCAGCGCTTCTCGCGTACGGTCGAACCCGATCCCCAGCAACTGCAGCGGATCATGGTCCGCCGCCTGAAGTCCGACCTCGTGGACGCCGACGGGAAGCGCATCTACCCAGAACGGCAACTGCTCGCTCTGGAGGTCGCCTACGACGAGGAAGAACGGGCCGTGCACAAGCTGCTGGCGCAGTACGGCCGCAGCCGGGTGGAGTCGGTCAAGGGGTCGGTCTCCGGTTATGCGGTGCATTTCGTACTCAAGTTGCTGAAAAAGCGGCTCTTCTCGTCTCCGAGGGCCTTCGCGAACACCCTGGCCGTACACCGCAGCGGGCTCGGCCAGGAGCGTGAACGTGCCGTGGACAGGTTCGAGGAAGGCATCCTGCGCCGCGCGGTCCAGCGGGCCGAGGAAGACTACGCCGACGACCTCGAAGCCGAGGAGGCGCTCGAAGGGGCTGCGCGGACCGCCACCCGCCTGGTCCCGGCGGCGACGTCCGAACAGGAGAATCTACTGCGCCGCATGGCGGACTGGGCCGAGCGCGCGAAGAGCCGTCCCGACGCGAAGGCGCGCGCCATCCTCGACTGGTTGGAAGTTCACCTGCGGCCCGGGGGGGTATGGAACGGCGAGCGGGTCATCCTCTTCACCGAGTTCCGGGCCACACACTCCTGGCTCAAAGAAATCCTCGCGACGCACGGATTCGGCGGAGAAAGGCTCATGGAACTGCACGGCAGCCTTCCGCACGACGAGCGTGAGGTGGTCAAGGCGGCCTTCCAGGCCGACCCGCACATCTCGCCGGTGCGCATCCTACTGGCGACGGACGCCGCCTCCGAAGGGATCGACCTGCAGAACTGGTGCCGTTACCTGATCCACGTCGAAATTCCGTGGAACCCGAACGTGATGGAGCAGCGCAACGGGCGGATCGACCGACACGGTCAGAAGAGTTCGGAAGTCCTGATCTGGCACCCGGTGGGAAAATCCGATCCTTCGGCCCGGGACGACGACGACTCGGAGTTCCTGTTCCGGGCGGCGAAGAAGGTCGAGGAGATCCGCAAAGATCTCGGCAGTGTCGGGCCGGTGCTCGCGCGGCAGATAGAGAACGCGATGCTCAAGAGCACTTCTACCCGGACGCTCGACACGAGCGATGCGGAGACCGCCGGCCGCGTCCGGAAAGGCACCCTGGCGTTCGAGCGCGACCTCCGGAAACGCGTCACGGACCTGCATGAACGGCTGGTCGCCTCGCGCGAGGAGTTCGGCCTCACTCCCGAGCGTGTCGGTCGGGCCGTGGCGCTGGCGCTGGAAATCGACGGACAACCCCCCCTCGTCGCGGCTGCCCTGGCCGGTGCCCCGGCCGACGGCGTTTTCCGGATTCCCGAACTCACCGGCGCCTGGGACCGGGCGAGCACCGGCCTGCACCATCCCTTCACGGGTGACCGCCGTCCCGTCACGTTCGACCACGCCGTGGCGAAAGGGCGCGACGACGTCGTTCTCGCCCATCTCGAGCACGATCTGGTGCAGCTGGCCTTGCGGCTCCTGCGGGCGGAGGTCTGGTCGCTCGAAGAGAGCAAGCGGCTCCACCGCGTCGCCGTGCGGACGAGTCCCGGGCTGGAGCGTCCAGTCGTGGAGGTCTGGTCACGCCTGCTGATCACCGGTGGAGACCACCGCCGACTGCACGAGGAACTGACGCTCTCCGGCGGGGAGCTGCGCGACGACCGATTCGACCGTCTGCCGGTGGGAAGGATGAAAGAGCTGATGGACGGTTCCGTGCCCTACACTCCTGAGAAAGCTCTGTTCGCTGCTCTGGCCGAGCGATTCACGAAGCACGAGGGCGCTGTCCGCTCCGCCGTGAGGGCGAGATCGACCGATCGACTGCAGTCGCTCAGGAACACCCTGAATCTCCGCAAGGAGCAGGAGATCGCCGATGTGGTCGGTGTACTCGACGATCTCGAGAAGGCCCTGCGCGCCGAGATCGACCGTGAGGAGCCCATGATGCCCTTGTTGTTCAGTTTTCCCGAGCAGGAACAGTTGAAGCGCGATCGGCAAGCCCTTACCGACCGGCTGCAGCGTATCCCCGAGGAGCGGGAACGCGAACTGGCCGCCGTCCAGCGGCGACACGCCGATCCGACCGAACGCACTTTCCCGGTCGCGGTCGTCTTCCTCGTTCCTGGGCACCCGACCGGAGAAAGACGGTGA